The Pecten maximus chromosome 12, xPecMax1.1, whole genome shotgun sequence genome includes a region encoding these proteins:
- the LOC117339130 gene encoding LOW QUALITY PROTEIN: uncharacterized protein LOC117339130 (The sequence of the model RefSeq protein was modified relative to this genomic sequence to represent the inferred CDS: deleted 3 bases in 2 codons): protein MFAENQIKVFARPGELLILATCMTAIAAYSVPVEVKAVWGVVPEQTMQGECTFNIGEFQRKGDWHVNITLTKATKSITWYIMNVTSQHKRGKWYYGENFNEYGPQIIKMQFQVTFKAKRPPKGTCNTNIPFPTTAPRTTAPLTTPSTTTEASTTPSPSTTVDTTLTQPPSATTQISTTIPTTKQESTTIPTTAEMSTQTTIVETTTAQQSSMTTNGLSTQLPTTTAQQSSMTTNGLSTQLPTTTAAITRLSSTTIKTSTTQQQSSTTAVVTSPTVQMTRLPENWVTNGKNYTKLSCAFPVSSSLKKFNIDINLNAPSTDLWIWIGAINYKDVNGRLYRVGNFAEEHPPTLSFVFVVEYSSLQFPSGTCSLDTLGQTMATPPVTSFTTSSIPTSTQSSVSTSSSSTVSTTKSPSSVLTTEQSSSTTESGNGPTSTTPDLNTKYDYAKVLEYSILFYEAQRSGVLPANNRIPYRNVIPLQVTNDVGLDLTGGWYDAGDHVKFSFPMAASTTILAWGLAEWRDAYVVSDQLGHVLDSIKWPLDYFLKCWRASSQEYYAQVGIGGVDHSFWGRPEEMTMQRPAYKVTRSSPGSDVAAETAAALAIGSFVFKREGNATYANELLSAAESLYDFANTYRGKYSDAIPDARNFYNSQVDMTTNSAIPPPCCIKSRGKPEYLNQAEAIFPQSQNKKPWAFSWDDKTVGCQVLLFEATGKTIYRDLVASFLQSYMPGGDVPRTPKGLAWRDVWGTLRYSANSGFIALMAAQTGIADSPALVTSYRDYARSQLHYMFGENEINRSYVIGFGDSFPTQPHHRSSSCDDLPAVCNDSNQYRVGPSPQILYGALVGGPDQNGEFIDKRSDYIQNEVACDYNAGFQSLVAGILDLALH from the exons ATGTTCGCAG AAAATCAAATCAAAGTTTTTGCACGACCAGGCGAACTGCTCATTCTCGCCACGTGCATGACGGCAATTGCGGCCTATTCTGTACCGGTGGAAGTGAAGGCGGTATGGGGAGTGGTTCCCGAACAAACTATGCAGGGTGAATGTACCTTCAACATAGGAGAATTCCAGAGAAAGGGCGATTGGCATGTGAACATCACACTGACTAAGGCCACTAAGTCTATAACG TGGTATATCATGAATGTCACTTCGCAACATAAACGCGGCAAATGGTACTACGGTGAAAATTTTAATGAGTATGGACCCCAGATAATCAAGATGCAGTTCCAAGTTACATTCAAGGCCAAGCGACCACCTAAGGGAacctgtaatacaaatattcccTTTCCAACCACTGCGCCAAGAACGACCGCGCCTTTAACGACGCCATCTACCACCACTGAGGCTTCAACAACGCCATCTCCCTCGACAACGGTAGATACGACATTAACCCAGCCTCCGTCAGCAACgacacaaatatcaacaacaataCCAACAACGAAACAGGAATCAACAACGATACCAACAACAGCTGAaatgtcaacacaaacaacaatagtTGAGACAACTACAGCACAACAATCCTCAATGACTACCAATGGTTTATCAACTCAACTGCCTACAACTACAGCACAGCAATCCTCAATGACTACCAATGGTTTATCAACTCAACTGCCTACAACTACAGCAGCGATAACTCGCCTCTCTTCAACAACGATAAAGACatcaacaacacaacaacaatcATCAACAACAGCTGTTGTGACGAGTCCTACTGTCCAGATGACACGTCTTCCGGAAAACTGGGTAACGAATGGAAAGAACTATACGAAACTTAGCTGTGCCTTTCCAGTAAGCAGTTCACTGAAGAAATTCAACATTGATATCAATCTTAACGCACCATCAACAGATTTGTGG ATTTGGATTGGGGCCATTAATTACAAGGATGTCAATGGCCGACTGTACAGGGTCGGCAACTTCGCCGAGGAACATCCGCCAACCTTATCCTTTGTTTTTGTCGTGGAGTACTCCTCACTACAATTTCCGTCTGGTACCTGTTCATTAGACACCTTGGGTCAGACGATGGCTACACCTCCGGTCACCTCATTCACGACGTCATCTATTCCAACATCCACTCAGTCATCAGTCTCTACGTCGTCGTCATCGACTGTATCAACAACTAAGTCACCATCATCAGTACTAACGACAGAACAGAGTTCCAGTACTACCGAGAGTGGGAACGGACCAACTTCCACAACCCCAG ATCTGAATACCAAGTATGACTACGCCAAGGTATTGGAGTACTCCATTTTGTTTTACGAGGCTCAACGATCTGGTGTCCTTCCGGCTAATAACCGCATACCTTATCGAAACGTAATTCCGCTACAAGTGACG AATGACGTAGGCTTGGACTTGACAGGAGGATGGTACGATG CTGGTGATCACGTCAAGTTTAGCTTCCCGATGGCTGCCTCTACCACCATTCTGGCCTGGGGATTGGCCGAGTGGAGAGACGCTTACGTGGTGTCAGATCAGCTAGGGCACGTGCTGGACTCCATCAAGTGGCCTTTAGACTACTTCCTTAAGTGTTGGAGGGCTTCGTCACAGGAATACTACGCTCAG GTGGGAATTGGTGGTGTTGACCATTCTTTCTGGGGTCGTCCCGAGGAAATGACCATGCAAAGACCAGCTTACAAAGTTACCAGATCGAGTCCCGGAAGTGACGTAGCTGCAGAAACTGCTGCAGCTTTAGCTATTGGATCTTTCGTTTTCAAGCGTGAAGGAA ACGCCACTTACGCCAACGAGCTGTTGTCAGCAGCTGAGAGTTTGTATGACTTCGCCAACACCTACAGGGGCAAATACAGTGACGCTATCCCAGATGCTCGAAACTTCTACAA TTCCCA AGTGGATATGACGACGAACTCTGCTATTCCGCCGCCATGTTGTATAAAGTCACGgggaaaaccggagtaccttAACCAGGCAGAGGCTATCTTTCCTCAGTCACAGAACAAGAAACCTTGGGCATTCTCCTGGGACGATAAGACTGTGGGATGTCAGGTG CTGCTGTTTGAGGCTACAGGAAAAACTATTTACCGGGATCTTGTAGCATCGTTCCTGCAATCCTATATGCCCGGTGGTGACGTCCCCCGAACTCCGAAGGGCCTGGCATGGCGAGATGTGTGGGGCACCCTAAGATACTCAG CCAACTCGGGTTTCATCGCGTTAATGGCAGCCCAGACTGGGATAGCCGACAGCCCCGCTCTAGTGACGTCATACAGGGACTACGCACGGAGCCAGCTTCATTACATGTTCGGAGAGAACGAGATCAACCGCAGTTATGTTATCGGTTTCGGGGATAGCTTCCCAACGCAGCCACACCACAGGTCCAG TTCCTGCGATGACCTGCCGGCTGTATGCAATGACAGTAACCAGTACCGAGTCGGTCCCAGTCCTCAAATCCTGTACGGAGCTCTTGTGGGTGGTCCAGATCAGAATGGAGAATTCATAGACAAGCGCAGCGACTACATCCAAAATGAGGTTGCGTGTGACTATAACGCCGGATTCCAGTCTCTCGTGGCAG